The genomic segment AATAATGATCCAAAACAACTATTATCATCGCTTACTTTTTTAATATCATTGGTTATTAAGTTTTGAAGAAAGTCTTTTACATCTTCGCCAGTTACATAAAGAACTGCTCTGTCTTTTAAAATATATACTTTATTAATATTCATAATTGATTGAATGCTTAATTTAATATAGTAACTTTTCTACTAAATGACAGATCTTATAATTAAAAATGGTAACTGTTTTATTGATAACAACCTAGTCAATACAGACATTGCTATTAAAGATAAAAAAATTTTAAAAATTGGTAAAAATCTTGGGGATGCAAAAGATATTATTGATGCTAGTGGTCTCACAGTTTTACCTGGATGTATAGATACACAGACTCATTTTAGAGAACCAGGTTCAACAGATACAGAAGATTTACATTCTGGAAGTAGAGCTGCAATCGCTGGTGGTATTACTTCAGTTTTTGAAATGCCAAATACTAATCCACCAACATCTAACATGAAAGAGTTTCAAAGAAAATTAGATTTAGCTAAAGATAGAATGTATTGTAATTACGCTTTCTATTTTGGTGCAACAGCAGATAATGCCAAAGATTTGGCAAGTTTAGTTGGTTTAGAAGGTTGTTGTGGCATCAAACTTTTTGCAGGCTCCTCAACAGGCAATTTATTAGTTGCTGAAGAAAATGACATAGAAAAGGTTTTTCAGAATGCCTCAAAAGTTATTGCAGTCCATTCTGAGGATGAAGAAATTTTAAATAGAAATAAAAAACTTATTAAAGAAAGTGAAGTTCATACCCATCCAGTTTGGAGAAGTGATGAATGTGCAATATCTTCAACAAGAAGAATTGTAAGAATTGCTGAAAGATATAAGAAAAAAGCACATATTTTGCATGTAACTACCAAGCAGGAAATAGATTTTCTATCTCAACACAAAGGCAATATTACTTTTGAAATTACACCTCAGCATCTAACAATTTATGCGCCAGATTGTTATGATAAGCTTGGAACCTATGCTCAAATGAATCCACCCTTAAGAGATAAATCTCATTATGATCGATTATGGTATGGAGTAAAAAATAATCTAAATGATACGATCGGCTCTGATCACGCGCCTCA from the Candidatus Pelagibacter sp. HIMB1321 genome contains:
- a CDS encoding dihydroorotase, which encodes MTDLIIKNGNCFIDNNLVNTDIAIKDKKILKIGKNLGDAKDIIDASGLTVLPGCIDTQTHFREPGSTDTEDLHSGSRAAIAGGITSVFEMPNTNPPTSNMKEFQRKLDLAKDRMYCNYAFYFGATADNAKDLASLVGLEGCCGIKLFAGSSTGNLLVAEENDIEKVFQNASKVIAVHSEDEEILNRNKKLIKESEVHTHPVWRSDECAISSTRRIVRIAERYKKKAHILHVTTKQEIDFLSQHKGNITFEITPQHLTIYAPDCYDKLGTYAQMNPPLRDKSHYDRLWYGVKNNLNDTIGSDHAPHLKENKEKTYPNSPSGMPGVQTLMPVMLNHVNDGKLTLSQLVKLVCENPVKIFGIQNKGFIKEQYDADFTIIDMNKTIEIKNENIESKCGWSPFNGFKFKGTPVSTIIGGTVKMKDGKILGDPEGKPLKFN